The following coding sequences lie in one Salvelinus fontinalis isolate EN_2023a chromosome 21, ASM2944872v1, whole genome shotgun sequence genomic window:
- the LOC129819076 gene encoding uncharacterized protein LOC129819076 — protein sequence MDISQDSQTFTQILRDITELEPVVGSPEQIVYIPTPTLNCTEIPPRTGAIGSLHGFCEGYAYETIVPYSQDVFTQKPQTETLNGLSTPLTQDRWTPPIKHQRTIRAQIHRSASPEQYYWEGIHETALQGQGSQATDQADAIIRVAQRHVPEFSELLQNSPLQKSRDSSPAYKDLQEATHLDPEEAPKTPVTRTAKPDDFKVLNDISEVDDLMFCEVANLIEAANSGAAKASCEIDQAVLFKAFTQGLKSRKALLQRRMGILFEHQYNQDVSFWRRELPRMLNNSRVKTSKYLR from the exons ATGGATATTTCTCAAG ATTCTCAAACCTTCACTCAGATTCTCCGAGATATAACTGAACTCGAACCGGTCGTAGGGTCTCCGGAACAAATTGTTTACATCCCAACGCCGACCCTGAATTGTA CGGAAATACCTCCTAGAACGGGTGCCATAGGGAGTCTACACGGTTTCTGTGAAGGATATGCCTACGAGACAATTGTGCCCTACTCCCAGGATGTATTTACACAGAAGCCGCAAACAGAGACTTTAAACGGCCTGTCAACTCCCCTGACCCAGGACCGCTGGACGCCCCCTATTAAACACCAACGGACAATCAGGGCCCAGATCCACAGGTCCGCTTCACCCGAACAATACTACTGGGAGGGTATTCACGAGACAGCGTTACAAGGACAAG gctcacaagctacagaccaggcagatgCTATAATTAGGGTTGCCCAAAGACATGTTCCCGAGTTCTCAGAGCTTCTTCAGAACAGCCCTCTTCAAAAAAGCCGAG ACTCCTCGCCTGCTTATAAAGACCTCCAAGAAGCTACACATCTAGATCCCGAGGAGGCGCCAAAGACCCCAGTCACCAGAACAGCGAAGCCTGatgatttcaaagttttaaatGACATTTCTGAGGTAGACGATTTGATGTTCTGTGAAGTGGCCAACCTTATTGAAGCGGCCAATTCTGGTGCGGCAAAAGCCTCTTGTGAAATAGACCAAGCCGTGCTTTTCAAGGCTTTTACACAGGGTTTAAAATCACGAAAGGCTTTACTTCAACGTCGTATGGGTATTCTATTCGAACATCAATACAATCAGGATGTGTCATTCTGGCGTAGAGAGCTTCCCCGCATGTTAAACAACAGTAGGGTTAAAACAAGCAAATACCTCCGTTAA